In Aureibaculum algae, the following are encoded in one genomic region:
- a CDS encoding T9SS type A sorting domain-containing protein, producing the protein MRTILTLLMLTSIIMTSAQTIDKQVVASGGETIINGDNSLTFTVGEPVMGKIGSGVTINQGFLAGAALSSTLAVDEQLLSSAIKVYPNPVSDNLKIDFTDVAGKTKVVIYNSTGQIVRTEKLSTQNNSLDLSQLQNGLYLVNLHFSDYKTVKTFKIIKK; encoded by the coding sequence ATGAGAACAATACTAACACTTTTAATGCTAACATCTATAATTATGACATCAGCCCAAACCATTGACAAACAGGTGGTAGCTTCAGGTGGTGAAACCATCATTAATGGCGATAATTCACTGACTTTTACCGTCGGAGAACCTGTTATGGGTAAAATAGGTAGCGGAGTAACTATCAATCAAGGCTTTTTAGCAGGAGCAGCTTTGAGCAGTACCTTAGCAGTTGATGAACAATTATTGAGTTCGGCTATTAAAGTATATCCGAACCCTGTATCTGACAATTTAAAAATTGACTTCACCGATGTTGCTGGCAAAACCAAGGTTGTCATTTACAACAGTACTGGACAAATAGTAAGAACAGAAAAACTCAGCACTCAAAACAACAGCTTAGATCTCAGTCAATTACAAAATGGACTGTATTTGGTCAATCTGCATTTTTCAGATTATAAAACCGTAAAAACCTTTAAAATTATTAAAAAATAA
- a CDS encoding IPT/TIG domain-containing protein, which translates to MSHIKQTYPLNINKLFVYLVTTLLFLAVLTSCHKDDEPRPVTLSGISPESGSKNTIVTINGSNFGNNLDNVKVYFNEVQAMVQSVTDNEIKTEVPRLAMTGLIKILVNGNELMGPEFTYEFSEAHVTTLAGNKEGGDAPLDGQGANAIFGAMNGIALDKDGNIIIVQTWKNSIRKITPEGLVSTLSKREEQYGESVDGPINEAKFSWPNDIAIDVKGNMFITDTNKNKIRKVSPEGVVTTLVGGSQGYVDGESSEAKFVLPMAITVDELGNIYVSDGSFLNDDSRIRKITPEGVVSTFAGGKIGDVDGQGTEAKFGYIGGLAVDNSGNIIVSDAGNFKIRKISPTGKVTTIAGSAEGFADGKGIEAKFNFPNGITVDKLDNIYVADHWNSKIRKISPDGTVVTLVGRRNHGYLDGEGLEASLTFPRAIIVDDDFNLFFTQNKVVRKITQE; encoded by the coding sequence ATGAGTCATATAAAGCAGACATATCCATTAAACATAAACAAACTGTTTGTCTACCTGGTAACCACACTATTATTTTTAGCAGTGCTAACTAGTTGCCATAAAGACGATGAGCCAAGACCTGTAACATTAAGTGGGATTTCTCCTGAAAGCGGTTCGAAAAACACTATTGTGACTATTAATGGAAGCAATTTTGGAAATAATTTAGATAATGTTAAAGTATATTTTAATGAGGTACAAGCCATGGTACAATCGGTAACGGATAACGAAATAAAAACAGAAGTTCCTAGGCTGGCAATGACAGGTTTGATAAAGATTCTTGTAAATGGAAATGAATTAATGGGGCCAGAATTTACCTATGAATTTTCAGAAGCTCATGTAACTACGTTGGCAGGTAATAAAGAGGGAGGAGATGCACCCTTAGATGGGCAAGGGGCAAATGCCATTTTTGGGGCTATGAATGGCATTGCTTTAGATAAAGACGGCAATATAATTATCGTGCAAACATGGAAAAATAGTATTAGAAAAATAACACCTGAAGGTTTAGTAAGTACTTTATCAAAAAGGGAAGAACAATATGGCGAATCTGTTGATGGTCCAATTAACGAAGCTAAATTCTCTTGGCCTAATGATATTGCAATAGATGTTAAAGGTAATATGTTTATTACAGATACAAATAAAAACAAAATTAGAAAAGTTTCACCAGAAGGTGTTGTTACTACCTTAGTAGGAGGTTCGCAGGGGTATGTGGACGGAGAAAGTTCTGAAGCAAAATTTGTATTACCAATGGCAATAACAGTTGATGAATTAGGAAACATTTATGTATCCGATGGATCGTTTTTAAATGATGATTCTAGAATAAGGAAAATAACACCAGAAGGGGTAGTCAGCACTTTTGCTGGAGGTAAAATAGGAGATGTAGATGGACAGGGTACTGAGGCTAAATTCGGTTATATCGGGGGTTTGGCAGTAGATAATTCAGGTAATATTATTGTCTCTGATGCTGGAAATTTTAAAATTCGTAAAATAAGCCCTACGGGAAAGGTAACTACTATTGCAGGGAGTGCAGAAGGTTTTGCAGATGGCAAGGGAATTGAAGCGAAATTTAATTTCCCTAATGGTATAACGGTTGATAAGTTAGATAATATTTATGTCGCAGATCATTGGAATAGTAAAATACGAAAAATATCCCCAGATGGTACAGTGGTTACTTTGGTAGGGAGGCGTAATCATGGTTACTTAGATGGAGAAGGATTAGAAGCAAGCTTGACATTTCCACGAGCAATAATTGTTGATGATGACTTCAATTTATTCTTTACACAAAACAAAGTTGTTCGAAAAATAACACAAGAGTAA
- a CDS encoding autotransporter outer membrane beta-barrel domain-containing protein: MNLVKNYKKISNTIFLVKKVILSFAVALFAFSGFAQEEVNSSNSSNSKLQGDILISGGVLAHYTTSNLNDNKSTSFTTNITPKAGYFIMDNLAVGLEFSVATSSATQEGLFGDYKVNTSTLSVGAFGRYYLDNGLFFEGLAGVGTRKIASDLETIPGIKQDDRITTIFGFRGGVGYAIHLGDHVALEPTINYSWEKNLPKDAPSDYKDTLSSIFLGIGFTVFL; encoded by the coding sequence ATGAATTTAGTAAAGAACTACAAAAAAATAAGTAACACTATTTTTTTAGTAAAAAAGGTAATACTATCATTTGCAGTTGCACTATTTGCCTTTAGCGGATTTGCTCAGGAGGAGGTAAATTCAAGTAATTCAAGTAATTCAAAATTACAAGGAGATATACTAATTAGCGGAGGTGTTTTAGCACATTATACAACGAGCAATTTAAATGATAATAAATCCACTTCATTTACTACAAATATTACCCCAAAAGCAGGTTATTTTATTATGGATAATTTGGCAGTTGGTTTAGAATTTTCCGTAGCTACGAGTAGTGCAACACAAGAAGGTCTTTTTGGAGACTACAAAGTGAATACATCAACTTTGTCAGTAGGTGCTTTTGGTCGCTATTATCTCGACAATGGTTTGTTTTTTGAAGGCTTGGCTGGTGTTGGTACCAGAAAAATAGCAAGTGACTTAGAGACAATTCCTGGTATAAAACAGGATGATAGAATAACCACAATATTTGGTTTTAGAGGAGGTGTAGGTTATGCTATTCATCTAGGAGATCATGTAGCCTTAGAGCCCACCATTAATTACTCTTGGGAAAAAAACCTACCTAAAGATGCTCCATCAGATTATAAGGACACTTTATCCTCAATTTTTTTAGGAATCGGATTTACAGTCTTTTTATAA